From a single Apium graveolens cultivar Ventura chromosome 2, ASM990537v1, whole genome shotgun sequence genomic region:
- the LOC141690976 gene encoding uncharacterized protein LOC141690976, translating into MEEADGRKRIRPEGHETCNLISIEELPENYFEHMGIHVEPRPGALLMEASQPIMLIQEGIVEEASDEEESPEQITARLRRGKWAHKETTITMDPPDGITRTVTATSERLINLAQAHQTELKDVEGLAITEMEKTSEARADLDPRMPPMVERAGAAEDTIPILVDPNDPSKVLRIGSNLSPDLREDLARFLRENLDVFAWSHSDMIGIDPNVMCHRLNLDPKKKGVRQKRRPISGERVEALREEADRLMGAGLVREAFYPVWLANPVLVKKPNDQEHTSFITDRGLYCYIGMPFGLLNAGATYQRLVNKMFKHQLGKTMEAYVDDMLVKSKEARDHVRHLAEMFQILREYRMKLNPQKCVFGIESGKFLGFIVNHRGIEANPTKIQALLEMRSPRRVKDVQSLTGRVAALNRFVSKSSDKCQEFFKAIKGVGRNFKWTEECEEAFQNIKKHLSSPLMLSNPKAGETLILYLAVSDFAISAVLVQEEDGVQLPVYYVSKRLADAETRYTSLEKLAYALILAS; encoded by the exons ATGGAAGAGGCAGATGGCAGGAAAAGAATACGTCCCGAGGGCCACGAGACTTGTAATTTGATTTCAATTGAGGAGTTGCCCGAGAACTACTTCGAGCACATGGGAATTCATGTGGAACCACGCCCAGGGGCCTTACTAATGGAAGCCTCTCAGCCCATCATGTTGATACAAGAGGGGATTGTAGAGGAagcaagtgatgaagaagagagcccAGAACAAATCACTGCAAGACTTAGGAGAGGGAAGTGGGCACACAAAGAAACAACAATCACTATGGACCCACCCGACGGAATCACTCGAACTGTAACTGCAACCTCTGAACGCTTGATAAATCTGGCCCAAGCTCACCAGACCGAGCTCAAGGATGTGGAAGGTTTGGCAATCACGGAAATGGAAAAAACTAGCGAGGCTCGAGCAGATTTAGACCCGAGAATGCCCCCAATGGTCGAGAGGGCCGGGGCCGCAGAGGACACAATCCCGATCTTGGTAGACCCAAATGATCCCTCCAAGGTACTCAGAATAGGCTCTAACCTAAGTCCTGACTTGAGAGAGGATCTAGCCCGCTTCCTAAGGGAGaatttggatgtctttgcatggtcacactcCGATATGATAGGGATTGACCCAAATGTCATGTGCCACCGGCTCAACTTGGACCCGAAAAAGAAGGGGGTTAGGCAAAAGAGACGACCGATTAGTGGAGAGAGGGTAGAGGCCCTCAGAGAAGAAGCGGATAGATTAATGGGGGCAGGACTTGTGAGAGAAGCCTTCTACCCCGTGTGGCTGGCCAACCCCGTGCTTGTCAAGAAGCCCAATG atcaggagcacacctcctttATTACTGATCGGGGCCTTTACTGTTACATCGGGATGCCCTTCGGGCTCCTTAATGCGGGGGCAACCTATCAGAGACTGGTGAATAAGATGTTCAAACATCAATTGGGGAAGACTATGGAGGCCTATGTAGACGACATGCTGGTGAAATCGAAAGAAGCGAGGGATCATGTCCGCCACCTGGCAGAAATGTTCCAGATCCTAAGGGAGTATAGAATGAAGCTCAACCCCCAGAAATGTGTGTTTGGGATTGAATCAGGgaagtttttgggatttattgtcaACCATAGAGGCATTGAGGCCAACCCAACCAAGATACAAGCCCTACTCGAGATGAGATCCCCTCGACGGGTGAAGGATGTTCAAAGCTTAACGGGACGAGTGGCTGCCTTGAACCGCTTCGTCTCAAAATCCTCCGATAAATGCCAAGAGTTCTTCAAAGCAATCAAAGGAGTGGGGAGGAACTTTAAGTGGACCGAAGAATGTGAGGAAGCCTTTCAGAACATAAAGAAGCATCTCAGTAGCCCTCTAATGTTGTCCAACCCAAAGGCAGGAGAAACTTTGATCCTATACTTGGCCGTCTCCGACTTTGCAATAAGTGCAGTATTAGTCCAAGAGGAGGATGGTGTCCAACTCCCggtatattatgtgagtaaaaggCTAGCCGATGCCGAGACTCGATACACAAGCCTCGAAAAGCTAGCGTATGCTCTGATTCTGGCCTCCTGA
- the LOC141707582 gene encoding root phototropism protein 2, translating into MAASTATFKNTATRLSLAMERTNQWVFSQEIPTDLIVEVGGASFNLHKFMLVAKSNYIRKLVLDKKDGTELERIDLSDIPGGAEIFEKTAKFCYGVNFEITVHNVAALRCASEYLQMNDKYCDGNLAGRTEDFLAQVALTSLSGALVVLKSCENLLPLAEDLNIIQRCVDVTTTKACNEANFPSRSPPNWWTEELSILDICFFGKVITSMKGRGAKGLTIASAIITYTERSLPDLVRDHSGSNAIKQESSSIRVQQRELLESIVALLPPDKAVFPISFMCYLLRTAIFLGASNSCKVELEKRISSILEHVTVDDLLITSYTYDGEKLFDLESVRRIIAGFVDKEKNVAVFNGGDFKEVCSAATQRVGKTVDAYLGEIAVHSELSISKFNGIANLVPKAARKVDDDLYRAIDIYLKAHPNLDEIEREKVCSVMDPLKLSYDARLHASQNKRLPVQIVLHALYYDQLKIRSGVDDRKAPDAISTRNQLQADVSLAKENEALRTELLKMKMYITDIQKGGSINTQGTTSAATKGPKKQTKFFSSMSKTLGKFNPFKHGSKDTSHIDDIGVDLTKPRRRRFSIS; encoded by the exons ATGGCAGCAAGTACTGCCACATTTAAGAACACTGCTACTAGACTATCACTTGCCATGGAAAGAACTAACCAATG GGTATTTTCTCAAGAAATTCCCACTGATCTTATTGTTGAAGTTGGTGGTGCCTCTTTCAATCTTCACAAG TTCATGCTTGTGGCAAAGAGCAACTACATAAGAAAATTGGTACTAGACAAGAAAGATGGTACAGAGTTGGAAAGAATTGATCTATCTGATATACCAGGAGGGGCTGAGATATTTGAGAAAACAGCCAAGTTCTGCTATGGTGTTAATTTTGAAATCACAGTCCATAACGTGGCAGCTCTCCGTTGTGCCTCTGAGTATCTTCAGATGAATGACAAGTACTGCGATGGTAATTTGGCTGGCAGGACAGAGGATTTTCTTGCTCAAGTTGCTTTGACAAGCCTTTCTGGTGCACTTGTCGTCTTGAAATCTTGTGAAAATCTTCTTCCTTTGGCCGAAGATCTGAATATTATACAAAGATGCGTTGATGTCACAACTACTAAG GCTTGTAATGAGGCAAATTTTCCAAGCCGTTCACCTCCAAACTGGTGGACAGAAGAATTGTCCATTTTAGACATATGTTTCTTCGGGAAGGTCATAACTTCAATGAAAGGACGTGGCGCCAAAGGGTTGACAATAGCCAGTGCAATTATAACATATACAGAAAGATCACTCCCAGATCTTGTGCGTGATCATTCTGGCAGCAATGCTATCAAGCAGGAATCCAGCAGCATCAGAGTCCAGCAGCGTGAGCTTCTTGAGAGTATTGTTGCTCTCTTGCCTCCTGACAAAGCAGTTTTCCCCATTAGTTTCATGTGCTACCTTCTCCGGACTGCTATTTTCTTGGGAGCATCAAACAGTTGCAAAGTAGAACTAGAGAAAAGGATCTCGTCAATACTAGAGCATGTTACAGTAGATGATCTGCTAATTACATCATATACTTATGACGGGGAGAAACTGTTTGATTTGGAAAGTGTGAGGAGGATCATAGCGGGGTTTGTGGATAAGGAGAAAAATGTTGCTGTCTTCAATGGAGGCGATTTTAAGGAGGTTTGTTCTGCAGCCACACAGAGAGTGGGTAAGACAGTTGATGCTTATTTAGGTGAAATTGCAGTCCACAGTGAACTCAGTATTTCTAAGTTTAATGGGATTGCTAATTTGGTGCCTAAAGCTGCTAGAAAGGTTGATGATGATCTTTACAGGGCCATTGACATCTATTTGAAG GCTCATCCAAACCTTGATGAAATAGAGCGGGAGAAAGTATGCAGTGTCATGGATCCACTGAAGCTATCATACGATGCACGGCTCCATGCATCACAAAACAAAAGATTGCCTGTACAGATTGTGCTTCACGCACTATACTACGATCAGTTAAAGATTAGGAGTGGTGTAGATGATCGAAAAGCCCCCGACGCCATTTCCACTAGAAATCAATTGCAGGCTGATGTGTCATTGGCTAAAGAGAATGAGGCATTGAGAACTGAGctgctgaaaatgaagatgtacATTACTGATATTCAGAAAGGTGGTAGCATCAATACCCAAGGGACTACTTCTGCTGCAACCAAAGGTCCGAAGAAGCAAACCAAGTTCTTTTCTTCAATGTCAAAGACTCTGGGAAAGTTCAATCCTTTCAAGCATGGATCCAAGGATACATCACATATTGATGATATTGGTGTAGACCTCACCAAGCCAAGGAGAAGAAGATTCTCAATCTCCTAG